From Clarias gariepinus isolate MV-2021 ecotype Netherlands chromosome 18, CGAR_prim_01v2, whole genome shotgun sequence:
TGTAACGTTTAAGGCTTGGCAGACATTTATCTAATTATCcacaatttttctttctttttagaaagcagAAGTATAGGTACAAGCAAGGCACAACCCCAGTTTTGTCAGAGAAAGTGGTTCGTCTAGACATGGAGCTTCTGCAAGAGACAATTCAGACTATGGAAACAGCCTGAgctacaaaaacacaatgtttTATGGTGTCATATTAAACCTACCATTTTTTTACCATCACCAACAAGTTTTGGTTATTAGTTCTTGATATAATTGCATTTTACTAAACACATGATGTCCTGAGATAATTTTTCGCTTATATGGCTgacaacaaaataaatgtttgcataCTTTTGTCTAATGgttaattattaaacttttaataaaatgcacttaactgtgctaaataataaactgagaatcaatgaataataaataccaCATTCAAAGCCATTGTTGGCTACATTCTGCTCCACTTTTCCATACAATTTCTTTGCCGGATCAAAATTAGGACCAAGGTGTGTACAGTTCAGtctgtataatgtataaaatataatattatgtattaAATCCATTTCATAAATTTAACCTACTACAGTTAGGTAATTtgactttaaaacaaaaaaaaaacaacattctcCTTTATATTCAAATGTTTAGCCTATGTCAACCAATAAACAGCCTTGATGGAATAAATccattatataaatttaaaatgaaagtatTTTGATAAGGAACTATGTGATAACTGTTTAACACAATAAATTTGCCATATATGTTAACTAAAAATAGGGAATTTACTTTCCCATGTGGAAGTTACAGGAAAATCTAAacagaataatttttataaaaagcatgTTTAACAAGTTTGATATTTTATGGTTTCCGTTCCACACAATGCTCTTTAACTCGATCCTGACAGTGGCACCTGAATCACTGGCATCAGAAGTGAGTCTTTGTCCTCGCAGGGCTGTTTTCAatggaccaaacaggtgaaaatccaatggagcaagatcaggactatagggaggatgctttaacacctcaaaatgaagtttttggGAGTGtcaacagtgtgggcagaagtttGCGAACATGCATTGTTGTGCAAAATCACAACgaccttggatagcagtcctcagTCCTAAATACGAAGTTTAGCCTTTAGATTTTCAATAACCATCTTACTGTAaggagcactgttgattgttggacattttttctgataataataatcatcatcataacccaattttgtttgcagataacAAAACACTTTTTCCAGACTGTGCACAAGTCTTCGGTAAATAATGGCACCAGGTACACACTTagatcagaaaaaaatagtgagtaagtataagtaaaaaatcataaaattatatgaaaataatgtcaaaatagaaaataaataataaaatggtgaccatgtattgtttaaattataCAATACTGTATTCTATATATTGTTTGCATTTATTGCTATTATGAAATCTGCAACAACATGTTGCTACACACCTAGACGAGACAGAACAGCATGACAGTCACTTGTTTCTTCAGTGCATTGGTTTTGTACTTTCAAACAGAGTTTGAACTTGGTGTGATTGATGCAGGAAAAAGGGTAAGGACAAGGACCTGAGCGACTTTGCCAAGAGCCAAATTATGATGTCAAGATGGCTGTATCAGAGCATGAAATTGCTAAAAAGGCAATGCTGGCTATGATATGAAATACACAGggcatcacagcttgctgcaTGTGGGTCTTTGTATCCGTACACCAGTGCAAGTGCCAATGCTTaaggcaccaggatgcactatgggaaagGGTAAACCTGGcaaaggcagtgtgatgctctgggcaatgttctgctggaaAACTTTAGATCCTCACATTTATGTGGATGGTATTGACATGTACCACCTAAAGTACCTAATCATTGTTGCATTGTTGCACAGTAATCAAAAACCCCTCGTGCACTCATTCCAGAATTACGAGTAATGCAGTACTTATGCTTAGTACCAAAACATGAAATATGGATGGTTTTGAATTTTCCTTCATTGTACAAATAAATTTAGGTTGTTTTAAAACTGAACTCACATTCTTACCCTCCAGACACTTTAGAACAAAATCCACTTCAGGTTGTATTAGAAGAATTAATGTTGgtatatgtattttataaaatgtttagccctttaaaaacagaaatcttGATAGGTGGCACTTCGGTGACAAATTGTGTAGATTTTACGTAAATTGAAATAAGAAACAGGAGGGAATGGTAAGATATTAATTGATAACAGGCCAGTTCTTGGTTCAAGAACCAATCCCATTTAGTCCCTTTTCCTTGTTTATCATGATTTCTATTATGTACCTAAGATTGCCATGTCTGTAAATATTACTTTGCCCATGCAATTATACAATAACATGTTCCAATAAATGATAATGTAATTGCTACATTGTTCATTCCAAAGCACCTCTGTattgggtcaggggtagctcagtggttaaggcattggactaccgttcggaagatctcaggttcaaaccccacaaccaccaagttgccactgttggggacttgagcaaggccctcaactgctcagatgtgtaattggataagagcgtctaccaaatgcctaaatgtattggAAGTGACGTGCATGAGGTAAAAGGAGGCAGAAATgacaatgtgttttttattgaaCATTGTCATCCAGACAATCTGCATTTATCATAATATTAAGATAAAATTCTTTTGTAATCTCTGTGTTCTGTAAATACACCTTATATAAAAACCAACACAGCTACAAAATCACTTTAAGTCTAAGAGGACATGGCATTATGttttaaacagcatttttatttttatcaatgaATCATGTCAGATACAGGGTTAGTGTTCGAGCATAAAAGGGTTCAGAACATTCCTTTCCTGTACTTGTGGATTAGCTCGGACACATCCTCCTTGCAGACCTTAATCCAACCATCCTCCTTCATGTGATAGactaaaaggaaaataaaaaaaacacaaagacatAGTGTCTCGGCATTTAGCATCCATAATATATGACATATAATGGtcattttactttacaaaacAGTATTAACAGTATAATATCACTAACTAGTATTTTAACCAATACACATAAAAAATGGTTACATCCTTATTACACAAAGTCAGTATGTAATGGATGAATATCACTTACGATTCACGACTCCTCCAGAGTAGGCATCTCTGTGTGTGGCGTGAGCAATGCCGCGGCGGCCGAGCTCGTACGCCTCTTCCACTGACATGTCCTCACGGTAGCCACTGTCTATTACACCGTATGCATAGCCGTTCCCACAGCCAGTGGAAAACATTTGCCCTGAGAGACGTGTTCCTTTGCTATCTACGTAATACAAACCAGGACCCTGAACATGCCAAAATACATAAGACAGAAGCGTTGGTAAtttaacagaaaacaaaacaaacaaaagggaTTTATGTTCATGTTTCTTCTACATAGTGGTAATATTTATGATGGGtaaatatttcagttttgtATGAAACCAACAAAGTTGGCTTCATCTTTCAGCGatgtcatcttttttttaacttgtttttttgtaacgttTTGCACAAATTTACCATAAACTTAAAAGGAGAAGAAACAATCATctcaaaaatgcatttatttgtggaagctatttgtatttttttcaaaagctgAAGTATTTTTGCAAGGAATTCTTTTATTGTAGCCTTTTTAGCATTTGGTAGTTTTTCTGAATGGtataaaatgtgtgaataaattctaaaccaaaaacagaccctcagattaaattatttaaatcaaactctaatttctaaataacaataaacaaaggAATTTGTCATTGGTAAGCAGTCTCTTTCTGTCATTTAAATCCCACCGTCTTCCGCGCATACAAATACATGTCTTTTGACATCTTCAAACATTTTTGACATCATCTTCAACAATCTACACTCAAGCCACAAAGTTTTTATACAAGGGTGTTACACTATCATGTACTGATAAACTCTGGATTACTGCTATCGGACACATTAGGTATGCAGGTATTATagatttttaatattacatttaaaatactttttttttccatgtttattttaagtttGCCCTCAAGGAGCACAAGTGGaattttgtactttttctgACTGTGACGGTGTACcatttattagtttgttaaGTTGAAAAtttatcattaaatattaaactttttaagtGTTAAGAAAACAATAAGCAAAAGATGATTGCTGATTATTTTGCTTTTACTAAAATATTAATCTATATATGTGTAAATGTGTCcattatacagtgtatacatTATACttcataacacaaaaaaaacttgctttGGTGGACCATTAAGTTTTTGCAAACATTTAGAGTAAACTACAGTATACTTGTACCTTCTTGTCCCAGCCACAGATCATGCTACCCATGGACAAACCCATGCCTCTATAGCCAATCATCATGTTGGACAGCAACTTGGAAGCTGCAGACACTGAGATCCTCTGCTTATTACGGAGCTGGTAAAGCCTAAGGACATACATttaacacacatgtacacactttataataataaaggaaaCAAGATGTGGCAGCTATGCTTAGGCATAGTTAGTGCACTTTATGTACACAGAACGGTAACATTATCCTATCAGGTATTCATTCAACAACTTCAGATTTTGCTCAGACAGACCTGCACTCCTTAGCCAAAAGTCTCTCCCAGTACTGACAGTCTGCTGCGCTGCCAGACATGGTGCCCAGCAGGTAAGGGTTGATCTCGATCACCTTATTTGCCTCCTTTGACGCTAATAATCACATACAAAAACACGTGGACAATAAGGTTACAAAAGAATAATtaagaatattatataatacgATGCACCACTCTGAGCACTGCTGATGTTGATGAGATGTGAGCATGCTTACCAATATAGCGTCCAGCTGAGGCTCTGGAGTCGACAGCTACAATGACACCATGGCGGAACTTAAAAGCCAGTGTTGTGGTGCCATGGTTCAAATCTATCGATATCCCATCATCACAACTGCACGATTTCAGAAAGGCTGACGGCTGAAACATGAAGAAGCACATTCACAAGAACATTACACTGGAGGTATTGAGGGTTTATCTGTATTCAATATGTGATGAGTGATGTGATGAAGGCTTGTCTATAAGCAAATGTTTACTGGTGTCTTATATAGTACGTATAAAACACAAGGTTTTGTATTCGACAGCAAGTCATGAGTGaattgatttaaacatcattagGGAAAAAGCAGGTCTGCTGTTGTTGGGtaaaatatacactgatcaaccATAATATCATGAACACCTACTTAATATTGAGTAGGCCACCAAAACAGCAAGACCAAGACCTtggtgttctgacacctttatatggaaaccagcattaaccttttcagcaacTATAGTTACTATAGCAACTatagagctacagtagctcttttatTGGATgaccagccttcactccccatgtgcatcagtgagccctGGCTGCCCATCACCCTTTTACCAGCTTACTGGTTTTAATTCCTTACACCACTTTTGGTTGGTTCTCAccagtggcggactgggacaataattcaggccgggaatttgactccactcccaggccacctctgctgctgcagtcaccaccaccctattcatgtaatctactggactgataaacttgtaggctaaccctattattgtaacaggtagactaccagatgcaatataaatgaataaaaaaatagccctaaacaactcactaggaatacaccatttatactaccaaaccaatgacaaatagaaaattggctttttaaaagagataataagagacacattcacatgtagaaatatttacattttatgtattttcagtgctcaactctagtatatcaaatgcatcagaaacacaaacacaaataaacttaacaaaacctatgacagtgtaagtaacagataacaatgtttactcaattatggcattatgtggaacagaccagtaagagtaaacagtaagtaattagcactacaccagtaggcgtttgaattgggtgatacttaaaaaaaaatctaaatccttagactgtggacataatcaaaagagatatcaaggctttcactgtctccttaatctttccctgactccttctctctctcactctgcacatctagttgctctgcaatatgaaataagcgtgttcaatatgtacttataattgtgcagccatcagttgtatgtccccaaaatcacagtcctactactgatcttataaatcataaaaaagcacatgttgtttaaaaagtatagcctgctgcctgcatgtttagttttgcttatctttaactttacctgaaggtccctgctctgactcaaacgctgaactgtccaccacctttagctcaacagcaggagcatttacagcactagtgctactgctgctgcttccttcgtcaccttttcagacgaaacgagacttgacacagcacagcagcacttacatattgttgctcgtttgttggtttagttttatcgattgtgatgatctaagtgatttggatgaaagtgttcgtctgccaaattattataaatataatgtagatgtaatcttgaccgacctgttcccttactggcgaacatggctgggattttgcagcagcttgctgcgtctgcggccagggcttttttttttttttttatacgctgactctctgctcctcctttgcgtTCACGCTCCATTTTTTTgaacgatttagtcagatataccctgtctctggatatagccagatattaggcagtgcgtcgctgacgttgggtcatgtgatgtgggagtgtaattttccctcctgatcttctaatcttcccctccctttccattgcctgattcgtagattgagagattcgtcaattaattcgtagttatacaccagcctatcacatgccaggctgatcgtctgcacagcggcagccggcaggccagaacgaccgtcaggccaccgggaaatgtcccggtgctcccgatggccTGTCCGCCCCTGGTTCTCACCACTGTAGACCAGAAACATCCCActagagctgcagttttggaattTCTCTGACACAGACAAATTGGTTCTCAAATCCTTACGCTTGCCCATTCTTTCtgtttccaacacatcaacttcagagTCAAAACGTTAACTTGCTGCCTTATATACCCACCCACTTTCAGGTGCCATTACCAtaagatattgtaactgtagctgCTGTAGGCCGACCAAATTGTGACGGCTAGACGACTGAGTCAAAGCAACTCCAAAGCCGaaggtcttgtgggatgttcccagtctCCAGTGGTCAAGACATACCAAAAATGgtccaagaaaagaaaaccggtgaactggtgCCAAGGCTCACTAATGCACATGGGGaagctggcctgtgtagtccaaTCCAATAAAAGagctagtgtagatcaaattgctgaaaagtttaatttcttagaaaggtgtcagaacacttATGTCATtattgttttggtggcaaaacggggaacctactcaatattaagcaggtggtcataatgttagtTATGGAAATAAATGAGCGCATTAATCAGGATGACTTGACTGATTACGGAAGGCATTATAGGCGTTGGTACCTCCCACATTCACTGCGTTTACTAGAGTTGActtgacaaaaaagaaaaaactttttttttttaagtgcttacaTCAACCCCAACTGGTAGAGCAAATTCTTGAGATTTTGTCCCAAAGCTGTAGTGATTCGGTCGATCAACAAACTGCGTCCTGTTTAAGCCGAACTGAGCCGAGGATCCGCTCACTGCCTGAAGGGCCATCTCTGTTTATTACGATGAATaatcaagaaaaacaaacaagaaattcctaaagaaagaaaaagaaaaaaaacacagtttatgAAATGTGATATGAAAATATGTCTGAACAAAAAACCTTCCACTTCCACTTTCGAAACCGAAAGCTCAAACGATGCTTCTGTATTTTACTTTCGCTTATGACTTGGCTGTTTTACCGCACTTATTGAAAAAACACATAGAAATATCAAATGTTTACACACCTTCACCCAACTATGTGTATTTCGTATatgaaaatgccaaaaaaaatgaggatttaatatgaaaaaaaacccCTCTCCTACCTGCCGGGTTCGGCGCTCGGCTGTCCTGTGAGCGCGGCTTGCCTGATCACATCACCAGTATTCGGAGAAACTTCCTGACTGCAGGTGGCGCTCTGACTCCTTTTACTTCCCACGTGGACCCGACATAAATTACAATGTGGTGTTATATTGTTTGGacagattaataaataaagagataaaacacattataatttcatataataataataataataatagtgggTGCAAACATTGACTCACAGCTTCAGGGTCACTGGTTTAGGCCTAAGCTCAGCTTTACAAATCAGGTGAACTATAGGCTCTTAAATTTGCCTAAAGCAATAGGGATTCATATTGCATtgattccttatttatttatttattttcaataccTTTTATCTTTTAGAagccaggagcctatcccaggaaactcaAGGCCTTAAACAGAAGACACTCTTAagtgggtgccaatccattacaggatCACAGTGGAAACACTGATGTAGGAGCTTGGATTTGgaatttacaaaacaaatatttaaacctCTTTGACTGAATATAAATCTACAATccaatgtatattattattattattattattattattattattattattattagtgtggcacgtggcttagtggttagcacagtggcCACACAGCTTCAGGGTaaagggttcaattcctgccctGGGTCTGCGTACGTGGagtcttcccatgcttggtgagaTTCCTCTGGTTTTCTTCCTTAGActggcagattaggctaattagtgttcccaaattgcctgcagtgtgtgcatgtgtgcccttcgatggattggcaccctgtccatgtttcctgggatatgctccaggcttCCAGCGACCCTGTATGgaataagcagtataaaagataaataaataaataaataaataaattaattaattaattaataataataataataataataataataagaagaagaagcagaagaagaattgttattattatttgtatcattattttaattgtttatgtttttttattattcaataatCCTTACCAACCATAAaactcaataataaaaaataaaaaaaaaacatagggaAATTTCCAAGCCTTGTTATAACTGATAATTGGCTGGTTTCGTTCTCTAAATTGCATGATCATGGGCAAACTGTAGGCATCCATGAAACTGCAGCTATGTGCAGTACTTTCCTGAAAATATCATACAAAATGTCTGGGTTTAGCTGTTTACAGCATTAAACAAATGAGTCAGtttgagtgttttatttaattaatttttttacacaaaaaaagttcCACATTCTCCCTTGTGACATTGTGCCACAATGCAGAATGAGAGAGTCTGATGTAATCAACCCCTTCTCTTGTGATCTCACACAGGTTTATACTGTGGCCTGAATTAGGATCACTTATGATGCCTTAGGCTAATCCTTCATTCAACTATTTCACTGGAGGTAGCCCTTGTGCTTTTGATCTTTTATCAAGTCAGATTATTTGCACACTTTTCCTCAGTTCACTTGTAACATCAATGCTGCAAATATTGTGCCAGTCTTAACAGGTTTGCTTGTCTTGCTTTCCCCACATCTTCTTACCCAGAGCATTACAAAACAACtaaaacactttatttcttaaacaaataaatatctggTAATTTTATATTGAGCAGCAgcaattgttttaatttttgatGAGTTGTGATGCTCAAAAGCTTGCTTTTGTCAAACATTAATACTGTTGAAGGGGGAAAAATTGCCATACCTTGTCGAATTCTTGATATTAACATTTGATAAAAGTATTCCAAGGACGTGCGCCATTTCCAAAGAAATCTTTGCAGCTTCATGTGTTCATATGGAGGATGGTTTGACTGTAATTACACTCTCTTGGCCAGAGATGGCGCAGTGAGCCTGTGTGCGTGTGATCGCGAGACACCGGGGCTGTTTGGCTGGACTAGTTTCCTGAAGCTTATCATCTCAAACTGCCTTTTCTGTGTAACTATGAACCCACCAAAATCCCAGAGTAAAGGTGTCAGCACAGGCGTAAGTACATTTTACAATATCATTAATATAGGCTTGTGATAGAGGCTCGTTTATGTCTACAGACAGGTGGACCAAAGGGAAGCTCGGATAATCAAAGCAGAAACTGACcataaatatacatattgttTAGATTGTATATTGTTTATAGACTTGTTTGATGTTTAAATGGTTTTTCAAACGGTAATATTTCAAAAGCTTTTTCCAACGAAATGCTTGTTTTCGTTGTCTTTGGTTACTTTCACTTTCATCAAGAGAAGTAATGGCgatctctatcttcctctctctttgtcagaaaaagtgtatttaattgttaaaatgcAATGTACACTGTTAGCAAGAGTGCGTggagttcattcattcattcattcagtcatCTCCAGGATACCACTTCATCCTGCTCACAGCTCTATACTGGCTTCAAATCCTATACGAAATACTCCCCGATTTGGACATATGCACGCCCATTATGCACGCACTCCTTCATGCCTGCACCACCAGTTGGGACCTTGGCCTGGGGAACTGGGGAAAGTTAATCTCTGCACCACAATGCTGAGTTTAGTATCATTATGGGTTTACCTGTAATGCAGTGATACAAAATAATAGTAATGTCAAGAGCAATTTATACAAAATagcccatatactgtatactcaaTATCATGATAATATATTGCTGGTGTGCTATTTTTCACCAAATACACTGAATGACAACTTTATAAAGTACAACGGATGCTCAAGTCGaatcaggacttttgattgtggagaataacagaacaaagttAAAAACTCCCGTTATTTTCTTATATAATCCCttgctgcactaatgcacttgccccagtgtttcactagtgcttgaataccagcaaggtagaaagttttctcaatacACGGGGAccgtgatcggactgcctgcttcacatctaaaatgctggcctcccaggaaccccctTTGATGGGCCAAACATGTGAAAACTGACTttgagtgaggtcaggactatatgaGGGACGtgtcaataactcccagctgagttcttGTAATGTGCCAGTGGTGTTCGTAAATGACTGTGTGTAGGAACTGTACAAAAATTGGCAAGTTGGAAACAAGTTACACCATTCAAATGAGTCTCATTACTgtattgtgcttgaagtcttctgtaaatatgcAAGGATTTTCAACCTTCATAtataagaaatttcatcacaagtcctgatttgacttaaacacttcttgtactgtacattagagTTCAATTGCATGGTTTGTTAGTCCGCCTTTCTTAATTCATTTGGTGTAAGGAGACTAGCAACCACTGCTGACCAGATAATGTTTGGAAATTATACCATAAACACAGCAAATCATTCACATGATAGTGTACATTATTTTGGTATACTGTAGGTGGTGTAGCATTGTTAAGGCTGAGTTGACCATAGTCCACTAAAAACATATCCAGTGGtaagaaaattatattaatgAATACTAGGGGATGAACACAATTGTGCATGCAGGACAATtggcaattttatttatacatctcGAATGTGAATCAACAAATGGCCAGTAAGTGCACCCTCAGTAGCACCAGTACACCTAAAACAGTTTTGCTTTCTCCATACAAAACAGAATGTTAGAATCACTTGTGTACTAAAAACGACCCTCTATCAAAGTAATAGTCCCTATATGGTTGGGATGATCCATCAAATATTAAGGGGGTTGAGTGCAATTTTCAAGGCCAGGCCTAGAATGCACACATCtgtgacaataaaattaaaggtAACACAGAAAATGCATTAAGACTGATTCCAGTGTACTGTAGAGGATGTCAAGGTCAcaagaaattttaaaatatacagtatgtcaaaaaGTTAACTTGACACTTTCTTTTGACAGACTACCATAGTTGCAGTAAAGTACAATGGAGGTGTTATTATTGGTTCAGATTCCAGGGCCTCAATTGGTGGGTaagtataaattattaaaatatttaatcaatatttttcttatttatgcTTTAGTTAAAGGGTGTTCGATTATTTACTGACCTTTTAGTCATgttgtattttcttttgttgtgttaagtttaattttttattatttatttataggtcATATGTGGCATCTAAGGTCATTAACAAGCTGATTCAGGTTCATGATCGGATATTTTGCTGCATTGCTGGTTCACTGGCAGATGCACAACATGTTACAAGAGTAGCAAAGTTCCAGCTGTCTTTCCACAGgtagtttatatatatgtatattagattttataatagATTTTTCTCTTTTGATTACTTGTTACCATTTGTATGTCTAGTTAAAGCAATAAGTAAGAATA
This genomic window contains:
- the psmb8a gene encoding proteasome subunit beta type-8; translated protein: MALQAVSGSSAQFGLNRTQFVDRPNHYSFGTKSQEFALPVGVDPSAFLKSCSCDDGISIDLNHGTTTLAFKFRHGVIVAVDSRASAGRYIASKEANKVIEINPYLLGTMSGSAADCQYWERLLAKECRLYQLRNKQRISVSAASKLLSNMMIGYRGMGLSMGSMICGWDKKGPGLYYVDSKGTRLSGQMFSTGCGNGYAYGVIDSGYREDMSVEEAYELGRRGIAHATHRDAYSGGVVNLYHMKEDGWIKVCKEDVSELIHKYRKGMF